The Colletotrichum higginsianum IMI 349063 chromosome 2, whole genome shotgun sequence genome has a segment encoding these proteins:
- a CDS encoding Flavin-binding monooxygenase-like family protein, which translates to MFTFWRVIIFFLLVGTAFGLPPFYAPVLRIIPRKQRPHANTAGSQNEKFHNCNLYKYEVAHGANPGRDKGLKEDCCKAAGFTPPRGSKIRCV; encoded by the coding sequence ATGTTTACATTCTGGCGCGTCATcattttctttcttctcgtTGGGACCGCCTTTGGCCTTCCACCCTTCTATGCACCCGTGCTGCGGATCATCCCGAGGAAGCAGAGGCCTCATGCAAACACCGCCGGCTCGCAGAACGAAAAGTTCCACAACTGCAATCTGTACAAGTACGAGGTCGCCCATGGGGCGAATCCAGGTCGCGACAAAGGGCTGAAGGAGGACTGCTGCAAAGCAGCTGGTTTCACGCCGCCTAGAGGCTCGAAGATCCGCTGCGTCTAG